A window of Heteronotia binoei isolate CCM8104 ecotype False Entrance Well chromosome 17, APGP_CSIRO_Hbin_v1, whole genome shotgun sequence genomic DNA:
GTTATTGTTTCTACTCCAGAGACAAATGTGGTAAAATCCCCCGTCACAGTCTCGTAGTATGGTGTGGCAGAACATGCCTGCTTTGGCCTTCAGGCCCCatttctgccctgccctcctgGGTTTTTCACAACTCCTAAAGAGGCTTTTCTGCTTTTCCTGGTGGTAGTGAACGTCTTCGGATAATACCTGAAAATGGTCCGCTACTCGCTTGATCCAGAAAACCCCACAAAATCATGCAAGTCAAGGGGCTCCAATCTTCGAGTCCACTTTAAGAATACACGTGAGACAGCCCAAGCTATCAAGGGTATGCACATTTGGAAGGCCACCAAGTACTTAAAAGACGTGACGCTGAAGAAACAGTGTGTGCCCTTTCGCCGCTACAATGGTGGGGTTGGCAGATGTGCTCAGGCCAAGCAGTGGGGCTGGACGCAGGGGCGTTGGCCGAAGAAGAGCGCGGAGTTCCTCCTGCACATGCTCAAGAATGCTGAGAGCAATGCTGAGTTGAAGGGTCTGGATGTGGATTCTCTGGTAATTGAGCACATTCAGGTCAACAAAGCTCCTAAAATGCGCAGGCGAACCTACAGGGCTCACGGTCGCATCAACCCCTATATGAGTTCCCCCTGCCACATTGAGATGATCCTCACAGAGAAGGAGCAGATTGTCCCCAAGCCAGAAGAAGTAGttgctcagaagaagaagatatcccaAAAGAAACTGAAGAAGCAGAAACTTATGGCTCGTGAATGAACACTGTTCttttaacaaataaaaataaaacacaaggcaacaattaaaaaaaagaggcTTTTCTTTCACTCTTGGGtagctcaccaccaccacctgaccctAGTACAGAATTgtccactgggagggtcaggaccccagcttcccttccaagttctgaggccttgccttgGTGTATCCTGCTGCCAagcacctggtcaccatggggacagtttactgccttgcaCAACCCTGGAAGAATGGCCATGCCAATTGCCTGCCTTCCCCCAGTGCTCCTTTTTAAATAGTGTATATGAGATGGTGGAAGTCTATGTTGTAAAAAGAACCACTACCagtatcaaaagttataaagtatttattaacaaGAAAATGATTACAAACAAGGAATTCCAAAATAACagtaaaacacaaatcctctgtcccttctTTTATACATGCCCTATTAGATGTCAAAATAGGACAGGTCCCTTTTGCTTAGGATGTTATAAATCCCTATACAGTGatcattaccttgaagcttgctcTAGCTCTTGAGGCAAGCATGTGGTCAATAGTTGCCAGTGGAGAGGTCTGTGTGTATTCATGGATACAGCACCTAAGCAAAAAGAGCTCCTTCTTACTGCAAGGACTTTTTATCATATCTTTTTCTCCACCCGCTGACCAGGTCACACCAAGTCAAAGAAGCGTTTCCTGGGCTTCTTCCTGGAAATTATTCCTGGATCTATTCTAGCCTGAAGTCTTCCATATCGCTATTCCTTGCtaggagaaggggaagaaactAACCCACCCATTTTCGCTtctgctagatctattagcatttgtatgaaggtgagctGAGGTAATCTGGGAAGCAATTGAACTgtccctcctcctgctgcctgttctctgcctggagacaaaaaaaaagtgaaataaaATCCACAGTGGAGGTTTGGCTCAGTTTGAAAAAGATGCATTTCTTCAAAAATGGTTTGTAATATGATGGTGAGACTTGGAAAAGGATTTAAAAACGTGATTGGGACCCGGGGGGAGATGTTCCAGTAGAACAGTTGGGTTAGGACAATGCCTTCAGTACTTTGAGAGTCAGTTTGCTGTGGTGGTGAaatgtgtggagtcttatctggaagaaccaggtttgattccccactcctccacatacacctgctgatgacatcttggatcagccataggtTCTCTCAGggctattctgctcaagagcagttctggaagagtTTTCTcatccccacctcacagggtgtctgttgtggggaggggaagggaaagtttccttatcactacccttccaggaagccccagcaaacaatgggcacatccacaaaccaattgccctttcatcacaccccctccagcctagaaatagcagctctccagcagccctggcctcactcaatgcacagcagccaagaaggtctgagcgcctgctccggctgcaacgccactgaggatgttctccgcagctgagaacgaaacatctggaaggaaaactttctccagtagaacacggcacttgatcccgaaagattctacaaaccccaattaGGAATGTTTTTACTGAGTTTAAAAATCCTGAGAAATCTCGCGTTAAATGGGGATAGTCATATTTTCAgggggtagctatgttggtctgcagtagaacagttagatttgagtccagtagccccttagagaccaacaagagtgtcagggtataagctttgacaggtaggaatggagatctctaAGTCTTTACAAGTACCACAGTCCAAGTTCTGTTCAcaccctgagtttgatcctggcagaagctgggtttaggtagctggctcaaggttgactcagccttccatccttctgaggttggtaaaatgagtactcagcttgctgggggtaaagtgtagatgactggggaaggcaatggcaaaccaccccttaaaaagtctgtgaaaatgttgtgatgcgacatcacccgagtcagaaacaactggtgcttgcacaggggactacctttatcttcaGAACAGGCCCTAGGGTGcatagcgccctaggcagactcagggcCCACTGTCCCCCATCacaaaacattgtgatgtgatgtcaccccttgCATCAGTAATGATTGGGTGCTTTACCTTTTGAAAGATGGGAGCGGCATTGTAAAGAAGGAATTTTTGATATTGTGATCAGCAGAGGGGGAAAGCTctggggcagaaaattagcatctctAGTCATGTTATAACTAGTAAACCACAGCTTGAATCACCTTGGCAGGGGCATTTTTGTATGCCACCATCCCCAACATGAACAGTACAAAGAAATGCATGCTCTGAAAGTGAGTCGCAAATCAATCGGTCATGTCCCATTTCATAGTTAAATGAAACCTGAGGCCAGTGTAATTAAATCAGCTGTACAAGCAGCGGTGCCTGCTTTCCCATAGGCATGGCAGTAAATGATTTCTGTTTCAGTGGGATTTTACTACTGCCTGAAAGCATTCAATGGCCAGTTAAAATCTCTCTCTTCTCTACCCCCCATCCTACCCCATTAGTATTTGAAGGAGCTGGATTAGTTTATCAATACATTCACCCTTTGCCAAAACATTTGATTGTATCTTGATATCATTACAGGAAAATCAGTATCAGAAATcttcagcttttaaaaagaattcaTTAACCCGTTAATAGTTATTTAACTATTAACTATTTAGCATCAGGATGAGGTGGAGATATCAGAGCAGGGAACCATGCAAACTTGCTGGATATCTACAAGGCCACTACACCTCTTAGGCTCACTGTCCAGTCATGTGGTCTCCCCAACCACACAAACCTAACGGCACAATGGAAAAAGAAATATAGTACTGATTAGGTTTAGTGTTGCATGTGTTATAAATTGTCCTTTAACTGATTTATATTTTTTTCCAGTATTATGGAGGTTGGGAGAAGTGGTTGAATATTCTAAACTCTATTTTGAATTCTTGAAGTTtcttttattcacttcatttcaTATAGAGTGCCCTCTGCAGTTGTTCTAAGATTAATGGTTTCAAGGGTAACACTCACGCCAGTGAGTCATAATTAACAAAGGGAAGTGGGGATGTAATTGAGTGAGAGAATCCAGAGTGATcccagtggcagagcagtttgtTGATACTGAGGAACTTAATGAATCTGGGATACAGCCCTTTAGGTAGACAGAGTGCAGGTATAGGCTTCACTGGTGGCGGGGGAAGGAATCATGGAAAAAACTGCGTGCCAGCAGACTATTACTATGTTTTAGAATTTCCTAAATACCAAAGAGCTTTCACCTTGGTCCGCTTTAATGGTTTACCTGAAAGGGAGATACACACTTACTCTCAACATGTTTGCCTCCATCAACTGGACATGGCTGAAACAGCCAACCATGCGTCATTATATTTGGTCTCTATGGGTGGTTACAGACAGCTGGGCTCAGGGCATCATCAAGCTGTCCCAAAGAGAACTGGCCAGAAAAGGAGCAGACTGGAAGCCTCGAGACAGCCCATAGCCTGCCCctggaacagggacaggctgcgtgcaccctggaggagcttccaaaGTGCTTGTGCGCCTCTTGGGCACTCCCCATGACTTCCAGCCTGCCAGGAAGCACCTCAAAGCCACCTCTGAAATTaggcaccactttgtaagtggtgtCTTCGATGCGACTCTGGGCGGGCTGTGGTCGGGACAGGCTTAAAATgtcccatctgttatcaccctaaaTGTAACTCCAATCTTAACACATTTTCAGGAGACCCATTGAATTCTACATTTCCGTCCCCCTCTCAGCTGGTTCTAATGAAACCACCTTAAAGGCGGCCAATTTTTGCTCCTCAGTATGTTCAACAAGATAGCAGCTGGTTTTATTAACTATTTCTGCATTTTGAAATCAGCCTATTATATGGGTCTGAAATGTTACTGTATGTAGATATGCTGATGACAGTGTGTGA
This region includes:
- the LOC132586177 gene encoding large ribosomal subunit protein uL22-like: MVRYSLDPENPTKSCKSRGSNLRVHFKNTRETAQAIKGMHIWKATKYLKDVTLKKQCVPFRRYNGGVGRCAQAKQWGWTQGRWPKKSAEFLLHMLKNAESNAELKGLDVDSLVIEHIQVNKAPKMRRRTYRAHGRINPYMSSPCHIEMILTEKEQIVPKPEEVVAQKKKISQKKLKKQKLMARE